The proteins below are encoded in one region of Borrelia hispanica CRI:
- a CDS encoding tetratricopeptide repeat protein — protein MNSINFEKALELYKKGDFKNALLNLDVFDDSFDSLSLKSLLYFRLKDYKALLYVLDTYPVLSEYSFLIKLLYDGEFKSDECNLSYFQNYNLGVFYFGLKNYEKSLNCFLTSIKQYPNLIQAFNNAAVLLEMLGNRDDALDMLIKSTGIDKDNALIRLNTWFLNNTCAFRSIRPFKLDGSFLNVNLSLIVNYLMYYLYFMGEIGSAIKLSEKFLTDSNYSKYIWHNRATILHKIGNMTQATKSYVKSILSFPNVYTIYNMHIATIELLNFDSKKAIDRMLSDYPDMELVYFYAFLFFLRNRELEDAYFYMKKLCVMNTNTYSRFLNLLEFREDILIEELLNECAMILKGEWVLEYLFFVDNSLDLREPVFVFDYYTRLCPYIWKVKDEHIELRASNNEIEITKEILSDEFTQAQLSVTMKEIKDLIEAYKDFKINY, from the coding sequence ATGAATAGTATTAATTTTGAAAAAGCTTTGGAGCTTTATAAAAAGGGTGATTTTAAGAATGCACTTTTGAATTTGGATGTTTTTGATGATAGTTTTGATTCTTTGTCTCTTAAATCTTTACTTTATTTTAGGTTAAAGGATTATAAAGCACTTTTATATGTATTGGATACTTACCCTGTTTTAAGCGAATATAGTTTTTTAATTAAGCTTTTATATGATGGTGAATTTAAAAGCGATGAATGTAATTTAAGTTATTTTCAAAATTATAATCTTGGTGTTTTTTATTTTGGACTTAAAAATTATGAGAAATCTTTAAATTGTTTTTTAACATCTATTAAGCAATATCCTAATTTAATCCAGGCATTTAATAATGCTGCTGTTTTGCTTGAAATGTTAGGTAATAGAGATGATGCTTTAGATATGCTTATTAAATCTACAGGTATAGATAAAGATAATGCCCTTATTAGATTGAATACTTGGTTTTTAAATAATACTTGTGCATTTAGGAGTATTAGGCCATTTAAACTAGATGGTAGTTTTTTAAATGTTAATCTTTCGCTTATTGTGAATTATTTAATGTATTATTTATATTTTATGGGAGAGATTGGTAGTGCAATTAAGCTTTCTGAGAAATTTTTAACAGATTCAAATTACTCTAAATATATTTGGCATAATAGGGCAACTATTTTGCATAAAATAGGGAATATGACACAGGCTACCAAGTCTTATGTAAAATCTATTTTAAGTTTTCCTAATGTTTATACTATATATAATATGCATATTGCGACAATAGAACTTTTAAATTTTGATTCTAAGAAAGCTATTGATAGAATGTTGTCCGATTATCCTGATATGGAATTGGTTTATTTTTATGCATTTTTATTTTTTTTAAGGAATCGTGAACTTGAAGATGCTTATTTTTATATGAAAAAACTTTGTGTAATGAATACTAATACTTATTCTAGATTTTTAAACTTACTTGAGTTTAGAGAAGATATTTTAATTGAAGAGTTATTGAATGAATGTGCAATGATTTTAAAGGGTGAGTGGGTATTAGAATATTTGTTTTTTGTTGATAATTCTTTAGATTTACGAGAGCCTGTTTTTGTATTTGATTATTATACTAGACTTTGTCCATATATTTGGAAAGTTAAGGATGAGCATATTGAACTTAGAGCTAGTAATAATGAGATTGAGATTACTAAAGAAATTTTATCAGATGAATTTACTCAAGCTCAGTTGAGTGTTACAATGAAGGAAATTAAGGATTTAATTGAAGCTTATAAGGATTTTAAGATCAATTATTAG
- the uvrC gene encoding excinuclease ABC subunit UvrC, with amino-acid sequence MRKYLSDLYKQIEKFPKTSGCYKMYSKDNKILYIGKAKNLRSRVKNYFSKRTSHKTKILMNNVTNIEIITTNSEYEALLLECNLIKKYKPTYNIKLKDDKGYPMIRITCEKYPRIFKTRKIINDGSEYFGPYVNVKNLDLVLDLINKTFKTKKCKKKSKNPCLYFHMGQCLGVCYREDLEEEYRKEIEQIKHILNGNISKLLNDIEIKMKEVITKENFEAAIKLKETKKSLIEISQTQIITKMDKLSADYLYIHKTDSLNAIVILKYKDGKLTEKDIHFDESIYEEDELTEKFITQYYTSLNMIVPDKIHIFKKIDTSNITKLINELKNTKTEIIYKETQDNIKIMEMAISNAKIALKTYNHEKNRAIENLKTILEMKKLPKTIEGFDIAHINGYKTVASLVTFKMGKPFKDGYRVYKINSLSNGEIDDCKAMKEVISRRYSKLIKEQLKLPDLILIDGGKGQLNAAYSILKGLRLEEEITICALAKKEEIIFLPNKMQGIKLQKRNSALQLLQNVRDEAHRRANQFNNKLHNNIKLNYSKIKGIGEQKAKKILKVLGTYKDILLLNEDEIAKKMKINITMANKIKKFAEEQNSNNKQNNHI; translated from the coding sequence ATGAGAAAATACTTAAGCGATTTATATAAACAAATAGAAAAATTTCCAAAAACAAGCGGTTGCTATAAAATGTACTCTAAAGACAACAAAATATTATATATTGGAAAAGCTAAAAATTTAAGGTCAAGGGTAAAAAATTATTTTTCAAAACGAACTAGCCATAAAACCAAGATATTAATGAATAACGTAACAAATATAGAAATAATTACCACAAACAGCGAATATGAAGCGCTACTATTAGAGTGCAACTTAATCAAAAAATACAAACCAACTTATAATATCAAATTAAAAGATGATAAGGGATATCCTATGATAAGAATCACTTGTGAAAAATATCCAAGAATTTTTAAAACTAGAAAGATAATCAATGATGGAAGTGAATATTTTGGACCGTATGTTAATGTTAAAAATTTAGATTTAGTATTAGATCTTATTAACAAAACATTTAAAACCAAAAAATGCAAAAAAAAATCAAAAAACCCTTGTCTTTATTTCCATATGGGTCAGTGTCTAGGAGTATGTTATAGAGAAGATCTTGAAGAAGAATATAGAAAAGAAATAGAGCAAATCAAACATATTTTAAATGGAAACATATCAAAACTTTTAAATGACATTGAAATCAAAATGAAAGAAGTCATTACTAAGGAAAATTTTGAAGCAGCAATAAAACTAAAAGAAACTAAAAAATCATTAATTGAAATAAGTCAAACTCAAATAATTACAAAGATGGATAAACTTAGTGCAGACTATCTATACATTCACAAAACTGATAGCTTAAATGCAATAGTAATACTTAAATATAAAGACGGTAAATTAACAGAAAAAGATATTCATTTTGATGAAAGCATATATGAAGAGGATGAACTAACAGAAAAATTTATAACACAGTATTATACATCTCTAAACATGATAGTACCAGACAAAATACACATTTTTAAAAAAATTGACACTTCAAATATTACAAAATTAATAAATGAACTTAAAAATACAAAAACTGAAATCATCTATAAAGAAACCCAAGATAACATTAAAATAATGGAAATGGCAATTTCTAATGCAAAAATTGCATTAAAAACATATAACCATGAAAAAAATAGGGCTATTGAAAATCTAAAAACCATTCTTGAAATGAAAAAATTACCAAAAACAATTGAAGGCTTTGATATTGCTCATATAAATGGATATAAAACAGTAGCATCACTTGTTACGTTTAAAATGGGAAAACCTTTTAAAGATGGATATAGGGTTTATAAAATTAACTCACTAAGTAATGGAGAGATTGATGATTGTAAGGCAATGAAAGAAGTCATATCAAGAAGATATTCAAAATTAATCAAGGAACAATTGAAATTGCCTGACTTAATACTAATTGACGGTGGCAAAGGCCAACTTAACGCTGCTTATTCCATTTTAAAAGGACTAAGACTTGAAGAAGAAATAACTATTTGTGCGTTGGCAAAAAAAGAAGAAATAATATTTTTACCAAACAAAATGCAAGGCATAAAATTACAAAAAAGAAACTCCGCTCTTCAATTATTACAAAATGTTCGTGATGAAGCTCACAGAAGAGCAAATCAATTTAACAACAAACTACACAACAATATCAAATTAAATTACAGCAAAATAAAAGGCATTGGAGAACAAAAAGCAAAAAAGATTTTAAAAGTTCTTGGAACATATAAAGACATATTACTACTAAATGAAGATGAAATAGCCAAAAAAATGAAAATCAATATTACAATGGCAAATAAAATCAAAAAATTTGCAGAAGAACAAAATTCAAATAATAAACAAAACAATCATATCTAA
- the dnaX gene encoding DNA polymerase III subunit gamma/tau codes for MISARGTAIKRRPRDFTSLEGQDFVVETLKHSIENNKIANAYIFSGPRGVGKTSSARAFSRCLNCQAGPTIMPCGTCFNCKSIDNDNSLDVIEIDGASNTSVQDVRQIKEEIMFPPANSRYRVYIIDEVHMLSNSAFNALLKTIEEPPNYIVFIFATTEVHKLPDTIKSRCQHFNFRLLPLDKIYEMLKCVCLEDDIKYEDEALKWIAYKSGGSVRDAYTLFDQIVSLSNSDIKFDQIRSKMGLTSDEFLEKLALSILNDDLKELLSILDTVFLTGISCEQFLLDAIEFFREILFLKLDIKNIMFIGVKFESLKESLLNFDLKHIERSISVLLETYRDLQFSINPKYEIEINFIKILRLKNYIPNHLLIKKIQDIETKALNEINCDIDKIDCDVNLKSELSDVPFIEPDNAIKEEIPLKVKIQKSDIHCDSEDDDIDKIFIETKDNFDKVDDNDRIKETFIYLVSKYVQTLVYSGEVLIDGGVLYYKIFSGFEYNQLQAYQNEIRAEFCKEFPRLNVIFQKQFKDNDDEFDNEVLRVKNIFGASEVKE; via the coding sequence ATGATATCTGCAAGGGGTACTGCCATTAAGAGGCGTCCCAGAGATTTTACTTCTCTTGAAGGACAAGATTTTGTAGTTGAAACCTTAAAACATTCAATAGAAAATAATAAGATAGCAAATGCTTATATATTTTCAGGACCACGAGGAGTTGGTAAAACTTCTTCTGCACGAGCTTTTTCTCGATGTTTAAATTGTCAAGCAGGCCCAACAATTATGCCTTGTGGTACATGTTTTAATTGTAAATCTATTGATAACGATAATAGTCTTGATGTTATTGAGATTGATGGTGCTTCAAATACGTCTGTTCAAGATGTTAGGCAAATTAAAGAAGAAATAATGTTTCCTCCTGCCAATTCTAGGTATAGAGTTTACATCATTGATGAAGTTCATATGCTTTCAAATTCTGCTTTTAATGCTCTTTTGAAAACCATAGAAGAACCCCCAAATTATATTGTTTTTATTTTTGCAACAACAGAGGTACACAAACTTCCAGATACGATAAAAAGCAGATGTCAACATTTTAATTTTAGGCTTTTGCCTTTAGATAAAATTTATGAAATGTTAAAATGTGTTTGTTTAGAAGATGACATTAAGTATGAGGATGAAGCTTTAAAGTGGATTGCTTATAAGAGTGGAGGTAGCGTAAGAGATGCCTATACTCTCTTTGATCAAATTGTGTCATTGAGTAATTCTGATATAAAATTTGATCAAATCAGATCTAAGATGGGATTAACCAGTGACGAGTTCTTGGAAAAATTAGCATTAAGCATTCTTAATGATGATTTAAAAGAATTACTTAGTATTTTAGATACTGTGTTTTTAACAGGGATTTCATGTGAGCAATTTCTGCTTGATGCAATTGAATTTTTTAGAGAAATATTATTTTTGAAATTGGACATCAAAAATATTATGTTTATTGGTGTTAAATTTGAAAGTTTGAAAGAATCTTTATTAAATTTTGATTTAAAACATATTGAGAGAAGTATTAGTGTATTACTTGAAACTTATAGAGATTTGCAATTTTCGATAAATCCTAAATATGAAATTGAGATTAATTTTATTAAGATACTTAGACTTAAAAATTATATACCCAATCATCTTTTAATTAAGAAAATTCAGGATATTGAAACTAAAGCACTAAATGAAATTAATTGTGATATAGATAAAATAGATTGTGATGTCAATTTAAAATCAGAGCTAAGTGATGTGCCTTTTATAGAACCAGATAATGCTATTAAAGAAGAGATACCATTGAAAGTTAAGATTCAAAAGTCTGATATTCATTGTGATTCTGAAGATGATGATATTGATAAAATTTTTATAGAAACAAAGGATAATTTTGATAAGGTAGATGATAATGATAGAATTAAAGAAACTTTTATTTATTTAGTATCTAAGTATGTTCAAACTTTAGTGTATTCTGGAGAGGTTTTAATTGATGGTGGGGTGCTTTATTATAAAATTTTTAGTGGATTTGAATATAATCAACTACAGGCTTATCAGAATGAAATAAGGGCAGAATTTTGTAAAGAGTTTCCTAGATTAAATGTTATATTTCAGAAACAATTTAAGGATAATGATGATGAGTTTGATAATGAGGTGCTGAGAGTCAAAAACATTTTTGGAGCAAGTGAGGTAAAGGAGTAA
- a CDS encoding RsiV family protein, with translation MTSKFSIIITIIFLITIACTKHDKKTESAEINIETKIIKEDINNEDNIIFHIDAQIPTIEGIEFGFEEFIKKWKNDKIEFFKTIKEKKEPLESFYYSDFEIFKNPNLNITSILYNQSQADKYDANVLTTYHSINLRGKEKIELADIISKDQLDSLIQVLREEVKTKFQKIATHYDNKSSFEIEFEKIFKQYQYYFKNNEVVIFYNPLIIGPHSDGKIEFTFPINNNSEGDITKKKKTDCPICS, from the coding sequence ATGACATCTAAATTTTCAATTATCATAACAATAATTTTTTTAATAACAATAGCATGCACCAAACACGACAAAAAAACAGAGAGTGCTGAAATCAATATCGAAACAAAAATTATCAAAGAAGATATCAACAATGAAGATAACATTATTTTTCATATTGATGCTCAAATTCCCACTATAGAAGGAATAGAATTTGGGTTTGAAGAATTTATAAAAAAATGGAAAAATGATAAAATCGAATTTTTCAAAACAATAAAAGAAAAAAAAGAGCCCCTTGAATCTTTCTATTATTCTGATTTTGAAATATTTAAAAACCCAAATCTCAACATAACATCCATTCTATATAATCAATCTCAAGCGGATAAATATGATGCAAATGTCCTTACAACATATCATTCTATTAATTTAAGAGGAAAAGAAAAAATAGAACTTGCAGACATCATTTCAAAAGACCAATTGGATTCTTTGATACAAGTATTAAGAGAAGAAGTAAAAACAAAATTTCAAAAAATTGCAACTCATTATGACAATAAATCCTCATTTGAAATAGAATTTGAAAAAATTTTTAAACAATATCAATACTATTTTAAAAACAATGAAGTTGTAATTTTCTATAATCCATTAATAATAGGTCCACACTCAGATGGAAAAATTGAATTTACATTTCCAATAAACAATAATTCTGAAGGTGATATTACTAAAAAGAAAAAAACCGACTGTCCAATTTGTTCATAA
- a CDS encoding LamG-like jellyroll fold domain-containing protein yields MRLIFIFSLFCLYVFSAFSQELKLILDYKDGFKFIQEAHNVNFARDNRGILGICLDRYKGILDYNNIDFRLEIEKDNLLKDAALNYFVDSNNAKISNSFHNISGNSLIFYSSRNTVKLKPLTRKAFFYSGNVIADFTIQFWVYRSTSVTGEVIVSWNGYKNIKGVWVDQAIRLESEGGTFVWNFNNVFLNDNGEPVKIKLKSDDDFVPKEWHLHTVRYRQKDGLLEYLIDSKPQAIEYVTFDKREGSGYLLNIGNFIDFALGQYFTGAIENFEIYKSFEEVRSAFFSRDKGYIITKPIELSKDYSQILSIEFDSLKPKDTDIFYYYRLDNKVFYEIDKNGEIKRNLTGDWIPFDSKNGLPKFDISKYIQFKVEFYPSGNPIESPSLYSMVVTYIPESAPFPPLITKAVPGSGEILIEWFPVISSNIGGYYIYIGVSPGNYHGNAGNILKSPIDVGNQTSFKITGLENGRLYYISVASYNLDKSVNEESFSKEISVRPMEFFKQYE; encoded by the coding sequence ATGAGATTGATTTTTATATTTTCTCTATTTTGCTTGTATGTGTTTAGCGCTTTTTCTCAAGAGCTTAAGTTAATTCTTGATTATAAGGATGGATTTAAGTTTATTCAGGAAGCCCATAATGTTAATTTTGCAAGAGATAATAGAGGTATTCTTGGGATTTGTTTGGATAGGTATAAGGGCATTTTGGATTATAACAATATTGATTTTCGATTGGAGATAGAAAAGGATAATTTATTAAAAGATGCTGCTTTAAATTATTTTGTTGATTCAAATAATGCAAAAATTTCAAATTCTTTTCACAATATTTCAGGAAATTCTTTAATTTTTTATTCAAGTCGCAATACTGTTAAACTTAAACCGTTAACAAGGAAGGCTTTTTTTTATTCAGGTAATGTGATTGCTGATTTTACTATTCAGTTTTGGGTATATCGTTCTACTTCTGTTACTGGAGAAGTTATTGTAAGTTGGAATGGATATAAAAATATTAAAGGTGTTTGGGTAGATCAAGCAATTCGATTAGAAAGTGAGGGTGGCACTTTTGTTTGGAATTTTAATAATGTGTTTTTAAATGATAATGGTGAGCCTGTTAAAATTAAGCTTAAGAGTGATGATGATTTTGTTCCTAAAGAGTGGCATTTGCATACAGTGAGATATAGACAAAAAGATGGGTTGTTGGAATATTTGATAGATTCCAAACCTCAAGCTATAGAATATGTTACTTTTGATAAGAGAGAAGGTTCTGGATATTTATTAAATATTGGTAATTTTATTGATTTTGCATTGGGACAATATTTTACAGGAGCTATTGAAAATTTTGAAATTTATAAAAGTTTTGAGGAAGTACGTAGTGCTTTCTTCTCAAGGGATAAAGGATATATCATTACAAAACCAATTGAATTATCTAAGGATTATTCTCAAATTTTGTCTATTGAATTTGATAGTTTAAAGCCAAAAGATACAGATATTTTTTATTATTATAGGTTGGATAATAAGGTTTTTTATGAGATAGATAAAAATGGAGAGATAAAAAGGAATTTAACAGGAGATTGGATTCCTTTTGATTCTAAGAATGGATTACCCAAATTTGATATATCAAAATATATTCAATTTAAGGTTGAGTTTTATCCAAGTGGAAATCCTATAGAAAGCCCATCTCTTTATAGCATGGTTGTGACGTATATACCTGAATCTGCACCTTTTCCTCCTTTAATTACAAAAGCTGTTCCAGGATCAGGTGAAATATTGATTGAATGGTTTCCTGTTATTAGTAGTAATATTGGTGGCTATTATATTTATATTGGTGTTAGTCCTGGGAATTATCATGGTAATGCAGGAAATATTTTAAAATCTCCAATTGATGTTGGTAATCAAACTTCTTTTAAAATTACAGGACTTGAAAATGGGAGGCTTTATTATATTAGTGTTGCTTCTTATAATCTAGATAAAAGTGTGAATGAAGAGTCTTTTTCAAAAGAAATTTCTGTTAGACCTATGGAGTTTTTTAAACAATATGAATAG
- a CDS encoding LptA/OstA family protein: MDDSSKLKEKDNSKKKSEFTFRADFSHGILSPLYRRIILKGNPEVISSDFKLRADEIEIYGEGSSYIEARGNVYYEDYTNKMNVKSQFLFVNRKLDNFYLQKGVELEDLENELVVKAERIEGSRKTSVYIMQYSVKIYKGDIFARAENGIYNKEEKEIVLEGVPVIYQDDNYYSASRIVLNTETKKYNLEGDVEGKFTQVEEDVPPQEK, translated from the coding sequence TTGGATGACTCTTCAAAATTAAAAGAAAAAGACAATTCAAAAAAAAAGAGTGAGTTTACTTTTAGAGCTGATTTTTCTCATGGTATTTTGTCTCCTCTTTATAGAAGGATTATTTTAAAGGGAAATCCTGAGGTGATTTCTTCTGATTTTAAGCTTAGAGCTGATGAGATTGAAATTTATGGGGAGGGGAGTTCTTATATTGAGGCTCGTGGTAATGTTTATTATGAAGATTATACTAATAAAATGAATGTGAAATCACAATTTTTATTTGTTAATAGAAAATTAGATAATTTTTATCTTCAAAAAGGTGTTGAACTTGAGGATTTAGAAAATGAACTTGTTGTTAAGGCTGAAAGGATTGAAGGTAGTCGTAAGACAAGTGTTTATATTATGCAGTATTCTGTTAAGATATATAAAGGTGACATTTTTGCACGAGCTGAGAATGGAATTTATAATAAGGAAGAAAAAGAAATTGTTCTTGAGGGTGTTCCCGTTATTTATCAAGATGATAATTATTATTCTGCTTCAAGGATAGTTTTAAATACGGAAACAAAAAAATATAATCTTGAGGGTGATGTTGAAGGTAAATTTACTCAAGTGGAGGAAGATGTTCCTCCACAGGAAAAATAG
- the recR gene encoding recombination mediator RecR has product MIIQDLIELVSKLPGIGKKTATRMVYDILYTGENFSRALGQILIRLHSEIQKCKNCYNFAEEEFCDICTNLNRNKGVICVVEMPQDLEVIEATKEYDGFYFVLHGHLDPLRNIGPDELNLDKLKTYIELLKAEEVIIATEFSIEGDVTANYISHLLKDLDINVTRIASGLPAGGSISNADKVTTLRALRSRLKM; this is encoded by the coding sequence TTGATTATACAAGATTTAATTGAATTGGTTTCTAAACTTCCAGGTATAGGAAAAAAAACAGCAACACGAATGGTTTATGATATTTTGTATACCGGTGAAAATTTTTCAAGAGCGCTAGGCCAAATTTTAATTAGACTTCATTCTGAGATACAAAAATGTAAAAATTGTTACAATTTTGCTGAAGAAGAATTTTGTGATATTTGTACGAATTTAAATAGAAATAAAGGTGTAATTTGTGTTGTAGAAATGCCTCAAGATCTGGAAGTTATTGAGGCTACTAAGGAATATGATGGATTTTATTTTGTGCTTCATGGCCATCTTGATCCTTTAAGAAATATTGGACCAGATGAATTAAATCTTGATAAATTAAAGACTTATATTGAATTGTTAAAAGCAGAAGAAGTAATTATTGCTACTGAATTTAGTATTGAAGGAGATGTAACTGCAAATTATATTAGTCACCTTTTAAAGGACTTAGATATTAATGTTACAAGAATAGCATCTGGTCTTCCTGCTGGGGGTAGTATTAGTAATGCAGATAAAGTGACTACTCTTAGGGCATTACGTTCGAGACTTAAAATGTGA
- a CDS encoding YbaB/EbfC family nucleoid-associated protein, which translates to MAVNPLDFLKNMSNFKDNIDNIKKEISQIVVCGRAGSDVVIVEMNGEFVVKKIEIKEDFFNDLDNEALEHMIKSAFNDAVFKVKEEIKSKTMGSIPFGI; encoded by the coding sequence ATGGCAGTAAATCCATTAGATTTTTTGAAAAATATGTCAAATTTTAAAGATAATATTGATAATATTAAAAAAGAAATATCGCAAATTGTTGTTTGTGGTAGGGCAGGAAGTGATGTTGTTATTGTTGAAATGAATGGTGAATTTGTTGTGAAAAAAATTGAGATTAAAGAAGATTTTTTTAATGATTTGGATAATGAAGCACTTGAACATATGATAAAATCTGCTTTTAATGATGCTGTTTTTAAAGTGAAAGAAGAAATAAAATCAAAAACAATGGGTTCTATTCCATTTGGGATTTAA
- a CDS encoding nucleoside-diphosphate kinase has product MSTLIQKTLCIVKPDGVRRGLIGNVVSRFERVGLKIVAAKMVLVDRKMAEEHYLYDDIAERHGESVWKSLIDFLMSSPVFAFVIEGVESVEVVRKFCGSTEPKMSVPGTIRGDFSYHSFNYANEKNFAVYNVIHSSASIIDANREIPIWFTKDEIFTYKRDDEFEHYYC; this is encoded by the coding sequence ATGTCTACATTAATACAAAAAACTTTATGTATTGTTAAACCTGATGGGGTTAGAAGAGGTTTAATTGGTAATGTTGTTTCTAGATTTGAGAGGGTAGGACTAAAAATTGTGGCAGCTAAAATGGTTTTGGTTGATCGCAAGATGGCCGAAGAACATTATTTGTATGATGATATTGCTGAAAGGCATGGCGAGTCTGTTTGGAAGTCTTTAATTGATTTCTTAATGAGTTCTCCGGTTTTTGCATTTGTTATTGAGGGTGTTGAATCTGTGGAAGTTGTTAGAAAATTTTGTGGCTCTACAGAGCCTAAGATGTCTGTACCTGGGACAATAAGAGGTGATTTTTCTTATCATAGTTTTAATTATGCAAATGAAAAAAATTTTGCAGTTTATAATGTGATTCATTCTTCTGCAAGTATTATTGATGCAAATCGTGAAATACCTATCTGGTTTACCAAAGATGAAATTTTTACTTATAAAAGAGATGATGAGTTTGAACATTATTATTGTTAG
- a CDS encoding DNA adenine methylase → MSVVIRPILKWAGGKKNLLNPILNNIPLSFNNYIEPFIGGGALFFALNLKNSIINDINFHLINFYMEVAHNLNNFLLRIEKYNNAPLTKEYYVDIRNSFNNANLTNLEKACIFLYLNKTCYNGLYRENGSGQFNTPFGKYKKINLYEIENLRLASKLLREVRVLSLDFFCLLNFIKKDDFVYLDPPYIPYSKTSNFTSYNKYGFDFSMHERLLRFCDKIDKKGAKFLLSNSNTTSSLELYKNYNIIFVDSKRLINANPIGRGNIREILVKNF, encoded by the coding sequence ATGAGTGTTGTGATACGGCCTATATTGAAATGGGCTGGTGGTAAGAAAAATTTATTGAACCCTATTTTAAATAATATTCCTCTTTCTTTTAATAATTATATTGAACCTTTTATAGGTGGAGGGGCATTGTTTTTTGCATTGAATTTAAAAAATTCAATTATTAATGATATAAATTTTCATTTGATTAATTTTTATATGGAAGTTGCCCATAATTTAAATAATTTTTTATTAAGAATCGAAAAGTATAATAATGCTCCTTTGACTAAGGAGTATTATGTTGATATAAGGAATAGTTTTAATAATGCAAATTTAACTAATTTGGAAAAGGCGTGTATTTTTCTTTATTTAAATAAAACTTGTTATAATGGTCTTTACAGAGAAAATGGTAGTGGACAATTTAATACTCCTTTTGGTAAATATAAAAAGATTAATCTTTATGAAATTGAAAATTTACGATTAGCTTCTAAACTTTTGCGAGAAGTTAGAGTTTTAAGTTTAGATTTTTTTTGTTTGCTTAATTTTATTAAAAAAGATGATTTTGTTTATCTTGATCCACCCTATATACCCTATTCAAAAACAAGTAATTTTACGAGCTATAATAAATATGGATTTGATTTTTCAATGCATGAGAGACTATTACGTTTTTGTGACAAGATAGATAAGAAAGGAGCTAAATTTTTGCTTTCAAATTCTAATACTACATCTAGTCTTGAGCTTTATAAAAATTACAATATTATTTTTGTTGATTCTAAAAGATTGATTAATGCAAATCCAATTGGACGTGGGAACATAAGAGAAATTTTAGTGAAAAATTTTTAG